Proteins encoded in a region of the Methanobrevibacter millerae genome:
- a CDS encoding ABC transporter ATP-binding protein translates to MSSKNNKSLFKIDKNDNINEYGIGDYNPSYNMGNDVGENINSKDGINYSFDVDEKLYDEAQFIFNALKNKKLDIPEDEEIQLKQDLNLILSAGSIQKDFQNNNSKKNKLILNDDTNDLKNTLDIYENSNNISNSDDILKNFEDSSDSISHVVDFEKSLNVESEDIFQDDVLEDVNLDSSSVDDALSDLVEDYSNETVIKVDNVSMDYKLSKDKIDTLKEFFIRTIKRNREKTKTISALKNISFEIPRGDRVGIIGFNGAGKSTLLKLLSRVYDPTEGTIETKGRIAPLLELGAGFDMNYTGKANIFLNGAFLGFSEDFIKEKYDEIVEFSELGDAINYHVKTYSSGMRAKLGFSIATIVEPDILIIDEILSVGDIKFQRKSSDKIRSLINSGITVLLVSHSVSQIRELCNKAIWIDDGEIKMMGEVNKVCDAYVKAANDASQEQLKNINLD, encoded by the coding sequence ATGTCTTCAAAAAATAATAAATCATTGTTTAAAATAGATAAAAATGACAACATAAATGAATATGGTATTGGTGATTATAATCCATCTTATAATATGGGTAATGATGTTGGTGAAAATATAAATTCTAAGGATGGCATTAATTATTCTTTTGATGTCGATGAAAAGTTATATGATGAAGCTCAGTTTATTTTTAATGCTCTTAAAAATAAAAAATTAGATATTCCTGAAGATGAAGAAATTCAATTAAAACAAGATTTGAATTTAATATTATCTGCAGGTTCAATACAAAAAGATTTTCAAAATAATAATTCTAAAAAAAATAAATTAATTCTCAATGATGATACTAATGATTTAAAGAATACTTTGGATATTTACGAAAATTCAAATAATATTTCTAATTCTGATGATATTTTAAAAAATTTTGAAGATTCTTCTGATTCTATTAGTCATGTTGTTGATTTTGAAAAAAGTTTGAATGTGGAATCTGAAGATATTTTTCAAGATGATGTTTTAGAAGATGTAAATTTGGATTCATCTTCTGTTGATGATGCATTATCTGATTTGGTTGAAGATTATTCTAATGAAACTGTTATCAAGGTGGATAATGTATCTATGGATTATAAATTATCTAAAGATAAAATTGATACTTTAAAAGAATTTTTTATACGGACGATTAAACGCAACCGTGAGAAAACTAAAACTATTTCTGCACTTAAAAATATTTCTTTTGAGATTCCTCGAGGTGACCGTGTAGGAATTATAGGATTTAATGGTGCTGGAAAAAGTACTCTTCTTAAATTATTATCTAGAGTTTATGATCCAACTGAAGGAACGATTGAAACAAAAGGTAGAATCGCACCTTTACTTGAATTAGGTGCAGGTTTTGACATGAATTATACGGGTAAAGCAAATATTTTTTTAAATGGTGCATTTTTAGGGTTTTCTGAAGATTTCATTAAAGAAAAATATGATGAAATTGTTGAATTTTCAGAACTTGGTGATGCAATTAATTATCATGTAAAAACTTATTCTTCTGGAATGCGTGCTAAACTTGGTTTTTCAATCGCAACTATTGTTGAACCAGATATTTTAATAATTGATGAAATTTTATCTGTTGGGGATATTAAATTTCAAAGAAAAAGTTCTGATAAAATCCGTTCTTTAATTAATTCAGGGATTACTGTATTATTGGTTTCACATTCTGTTAGTCAAATAAGAGAATTATGTAATAAAGCTATTTGGATTGATGATGGTGAAATTAAGATGATGGGTGAAGTAAATAAAGTATGTGATGCTTATGTAAAAGCAGCAAATGATGCATCACAAGAACAATTAAAAAATATTAATTTGGATTAA
- a CDS encoding acetyltransferase, whose amino-acid sequence MEIVRSIDDFSSLKENRITGNPNMSSSKITFHGSGNVLYCENNVNLVDCSILFGGSNSLIYLSSTNSNYSFNLHIFQNSVVFIGRDNNLTPPININVQEHQNLIIGDEGIIGSGTNIRTSDAHIVYDINTKKRVNHSGSVLIGDHVWLGHLSYVSKGVNIGSGSIIDNYSYVPSYVKLESNNLYGGNPINLLKKEVFFTKDYVGNFENEYSENVDEYVSGIYVYSQKPGETLDFNKVSSLLSNFKVEEKLDFIEKLFIRNKKHDRFSI is encoded by the coding sequence ATGGAAATTGTAAGAAGTATTGATGATTTTTCATCTTTAAAAGAGAATAGGATTACTGGAAACCCTAATATGTCTAGTTCAAAAATTACATTTCACGGTTCTGGAAATGTATTATATTGTGAAAATAATGTGAATTTAGTTGATTGCTCAATATTATTTGGGGGCAGCAACTCTTTAATCTATTTATCAAGTACTAATAGTAATTACTCTTTTAATTTACATATTTTTCAAAATTCTGTTGTTTTTATAGGTAGGGATAACAATTTGACTCCTCCAATTAATATTAATGTTCAAGAGCATCAAAATTTAATTATTGGTGATGAAGGTATAATCGGTAGTGGTACAAATATTAGAACCTCTGATGCACATATTGTTTATGATATAAATACTAAAAAAAGAGTTAATCATAGTGGCAGTGTTTTAATTGGGGACCATGTATGGCTGGGACATTTGTCTTATGTGAGTAAAGGAGTAAATATTGGATCTGGATCTATTATTGATAATTATTCTTATGTGCCATCTTATGTTAAGTTAGAGTCTAATAATTTATATGGTGGAAATCCAATTAATTTGTTAAAAAAAGAAGTATTTTTTACAAAGGATTATGTAGGTAACTTTGAAAATGAATACTCCGAAAATGTCGATGAGTATGTGAGTGGAATATATGTGTATTCTCAAAAACCTGGTGAAACATTGGACTTTAATAAAGTTTCTTCATTATTATCTAACTTTAAAGTTGAAGAAAAATTAGATTTTATTGAAAAATTATTTATACGAAATAAAAAACATGATAGGTTCTCTATTTAA
- a CDS encoding FkbM family methyltransferase, translating to MNFKNKLLSKSNQYNFYKENYEKLLEENKELKERIKFISYQNRIKKNAGSFCDWDYIDYFYREDFGDKLSEMIKDLPKESQNYFRFAYLRAIAVNFMKRDTLFNNFEVEEQNRFSQFELECMSENKILDYEFVDNNFNIHCFANDPFNDKDKEFLKDKDIIDAGAYTGDSSISLSNLTSSNVYAFEPFQESYEKLVQNIKLNNITNIVPVQASLSDKNGEMELYVSGDNYQGITSDSNRRKFDNSFSIQSMTIDSYVEENNLNVGLIKVDVEGEEKNLLKGAINTLKTQKPILFLSIYHSVDDFFDIKPWIDHLDLGYKFILSKEQPWTFIADTILECRAYD from the coding sequence ATGAATTTTAAAAATAAATTATTATCTAAAAGTAATCAATATAATTTTTATAAAGAAAATTATGAAAAGCTTCTAGAAGAAAATAAAGAACTTAAAGAAAGAATTAAATTTATTTCTTATCAGAATAGGATTAAGAAAAATGCCGGAAGTTTTTGTGATTGGGATTATATAGATTATTTTTATCGAGAAGATTTTGGGGATAAATTATCTGAAATGATAAAAGATTTACCTAAAGAATCACAAAATTATTTTAGATTTGCATATTTACGTGCTATCGCTGTTAATTTTATGAAAAGGGATACTTTATTCAATAATTTTGAAGTTGAAGAACAAAATAGATTTTCTCAATTTGAATTAGAATGCATGTCAGAAAATAAGATATTGGATTATGAATTTGTTGATAATAATTTCAATATTCATTGTTTTGCTAATGACCCGTTTAATGATAAAGATAAAGAATTCTTAAAAGATAAGGATATAATTGATGCTGGTGCTTATACTGGAGATTCCTCAATATCTTTATCAAATTTAACTTCAAGTAATGTTTATGCTTTTGAACCATTTCAAGAATCTTATGAAAAACTGGTTCAAAATATTAAACTGAATAATATAACTAATATTGTACCGGTTCAAGCTTCATTAAGTGATAAGAATGGTGAAATGGAGTTATATGTCTCTGGAGATAATTATCAGGGAATAACGTCTGATTCAAATAGGCGAAAATTTGATAATTCTTTTTCAATTCAATCAATGACGATTGATTCTTATGTTGAAGAAAATAATTTAAATGTTGGTCTTATTAAGGTAGATGTTGAAGGTGAAGAAAAAAATCTCCTTAAAGGAGCAATTAATACATTAAAAACTCAAAAGCCAATTTTATTTTTGAGTATTTATCATAGTGTTGATGATTTTTTTGATATAAAACCTTGGATTGATCATTTGGATTTGGGATATAAATTTATTTTATCTAAAGAACAACCTTGGACATTTATTGCAGATACAATATTGGAATGTCGAGCTTATGATTAA
- a CDS encoding glycosyltransferase family 2 protein: MYGEKYLISIIIPVYNSENYIHDSFNSIKEQSIGFENIELIFVDDYSTDNSRQIIKQYSLEYDNVKCILLNDNSGFGGQPRNVGIQNATSDYIMFLDSDDIFYHDACEKLYQEIYNNDLDLVSGYYVTNDDGIKNNHIFFEKDFKLNNVFEDFKILIYPPAIMSKIYKKSVILENNIQFPIGVPGEDLVFSTNYFLHAHGISFIDFPVFEYVIRNSSIEKSVSYERNKTYLKGLYDSYFELYDLLLSVGEELTYVGLSRLNYWISQFIDSDLVFEDRVNLLKDCNFLFIEFEKNDNLRPHKEYNSLFKEISNKNFHEASKIAISIKNEKQTLDNLSILYDNLNNFNKALININSQLIMLRLLFENCSIDELFKGIDLIEKWDLFDYEYYRSKYNYTLNFNPLLHYLSIGHNQGKNPSVSFDGKFYESSNINIINSKLNPLLYFVLYGIDEGNVLINKDVYPYHKSINKRLLDAKIKNFNEFGVTTHKRDKKLIVSLTSFPERLYDIHYCIFSIFNQSIKPDEVVLWLASDQFPNGENDIPPNVLNLKKFGLKIKWCKDVKSYKKLIPALSEYPNDLIVTADDDLFYPKNWLELLYDEHKKNPKYIICQRSRNVSLNTEGSFESYNDWELNVGETKPSFINLSTNGAGSLFPPNSLHEDVCNNELFEKLCPTADDIWVWAMAILNKTKIKCVKNNMFQLTYINLARELNIINEKTLYSSNFDGGNDLQLKQVIDYYPDVLKSVKEDYYESN; encoded by the coding sequence ATGTATGGTGAAAAATATTTAATTTCCATAATTATTCCAGTTTATAACTCTGAAAATTATATTCATGATTCATTTAATTCAATTAAAGAACAATCTATTGGTTTTGAAAATATTGAATTGATATTTGTTGATGATTATTCGACTGATAACTCCAGACAAATTATAAAACAATATTCTCTTGAGTATGATAATGTTAAATGTATTTTATTAAATGATAATAGTGGATTTGGAGGTCAACCCCGTAATGTGGGTATTCAAAATGCAACATCTGATTATATAATGTTTTTAGATTCGGATGATATTTTTTATCATGATGCTTGTGAAAAATTGTATCAAGAAATTTATAATAATGATTTGGATTTGGTATCTGGTTATTATGTTACAAATGATGATGGTATAAAGAATAATCATATTTTCTTTGAAAAGGATTTTAAACTTAATAATGTTTTTGAAGATTTTAAAATTTTGATATATCCTCCGGCCATAATGTCTAAAATTTATAAAAAATCAGTAATATTAGAAAATAATATTCAATTTCCTATTGGTGTGCCTGGTGAAGATTTGGTTTTTTCTACAAACTATTTTTTACATGCCCATGGGATTTCTTTCATTGATTTTCCAGTTTTTGAGTATGTTATTCGAAATTCATCTATTGAAAAATCGGTTAGTTATGAAAGAAATAAAACATATTTGAAAGGATTATATGATTCTTATTTTGAATTATATGATTTATTATTGTCTGTTGGTGAGGAATTAACTTATGTTGGCCTTTCTCGTTTAAATTATTGGATTAGTCAATTTATTGATAGTGATTTGGTATTTGAAGATCGTGTCAATCTTTTAAAGGATTGCAATTTTTTATTTATTGAATTTGAAAAAAATGATAATCTTCGCCCTCATAAAGAGTATAATTCATTATTTAAAGAAATCTCTAATAAAAATTTTCATGAAGCAAGTAAAATTGCAATATCTATTAAGAATGAAAAACAAACTCTTGATAATTTGTCAATATTGTATGATAATTTAAACAATTTTAATAAAGCTTTAATAAATATTAATTCTCAATTGATTATGTTGAGATTATTATTTGAAAATTGTTCGATTGATGAATTATTTAAAGGTATTGATTTAATTGAAAAATGGGATTTATTTGATTATGAATATTATCGGTCAAAATATAATTATACTCTTAATTTTAATCCATTATTACATTATCTTTCTATAGGCCATAATCAAGGTAAAAATCCTAGTGTTTCATTCGATGGGAAATTTTATGAAAGTTCTAACATTAATATTATTAATTCTAAATTAAATCCATTACTTTATTTTGTTTTATATGGTATTGATGAAGGTAATGTTTTAATAAATAAAGATGTATATCCTTATCATAAATCGATTAATAAACGGTTATTGGATGCTAAAATTAAAAATTTTAATGAATTTGGTGTTACAACTCATAAAAGAGATAAAAAATTAATTGTTTCATTAACTTCGTTTCCTGAAAGGTTATATGATATTCATTATTGCATATTCTCAATTTTTAATCAAAGTATTAAACCTGATGAAGTTGTTTTGTGGTTAGCTTCTGATCAATTTCCTAATGGTGAAAATGATATTCCTCCGAATGTTTTAAATCTTAAAAAGTTTGGTTTAAAGATTAAGTGGTGTAAAGATGTTAAATCCTATAAAAAGTTAATTCCAGCATTATCTGAATATCCAAATGATTTGATTGTCACTGCTGATGATGATTTATTTTATCCTAAAAATTGGTTAGAATTATTGTATGATGAGCATAAAAAAAATCCCAAGTATATTATTTGCCAGAGATCAAGAAATGTTTCTTTAAATACGGAGGGCTCTTTTGAAAGTTATAATGATTGGGAATTAAATGTTGGTGAAACTAAACCTTCTTTCATTAATCTTTCTACAAATGGTGCGGGATCATTATTTCCACCGAATTCTTTACATGAGGATGTTTGTAATAATGAATTATTTGAAAAATTATGTCCTACTGCTGATGATATTTGGGTATGGGCTATGGCTATTTTAAATAAAACTAAAATAAAATGTGTGAAAAATAATATGTTTCAATTAACTTATATTAACTTGGCGAGAGAATTAAATATTATTAATGAAAAAACTTTATATTCATCAAATTTTGATGGTGGAAATGATTTACAACTTAAACAGGTTATTGATTATTATCCTGATGTTTTAAAATCTGTAAAGGAGGATTATTATGAATCAAATTAA
- a CDS encoding glycosyltransferase, which translates to MNNPKVSIIIPVYNSESLLTDCLMSVKNQTLSDIEIICIDDGSTDNSFKILKDFSNGDKRFKIFHQENSGAGFSRNVALEKVTGDFVLFLDSDDWIEKDTCEKLYNQAINLHSDLVLFDAVRHLPDNQSMDLIHFLGVDSNKDFSSLSFDYKLVKNKVLNAYFGVIWSKFYKSSFIFENNIKFPYHKLYNDVEFHVKSMLLAKRISYFPKIFYHYNRIGQDSLQTLYVSSSEAIVFYDVMCGIKEFLLENNFFDEFKLEFIEFTFKEFERKLNEIDDEFKLQYFEKIKLFLKSLNISAHDLNKISFYYLVFYIHSMISENYAEFKLMQDNYNGDVSLDDLDDISYSEKYLIKDYLFILENNFSQLVNYSEELEYYLNFYKQKSLSNKKLINHYSSDEVMHLNDMIKYLNQQNDYLMDENLELKNQLNESIISKIIKKISGLR; encoded by the coding sequence ATGAACAATCCTAAAGTTTCAATAATTATTCCAGTTTATAATTCTGAGAGTTTATTAACTGATTGCTTAATGTCTGTTAAAAACCAAACATTGTCAGATATAGAGATAATCTGTATTGATGATGGGTCAACAGATAATTCTTTTAAAATTCTTAAAGATTTTTCGAATGGTGATAAAAGATTTAAAATTTTTCATCAAGAAAATTCTGGTGCAGGTTTCAGTAGGAATGTGGCGTTAGAAAAGGTTACTGGAGATTTTGTTTTATTTTTAGATTCTGATGATTGGATTGAAAAGGATACTTGTGAAAAATTATATAATCAAGCCATTAATCTGCATTCTGATTTGGTTTTATTTGATGCAGTAAGACATTTACCAGATAATCAATCAATGGATTTAATTCATTTTTTAGGTGTGGATTCTAATAAAGATTTTTCATCATTATCATTTGATTATAAATTAGTCAAAAATAAAGTATTAAATGCATATTTTGGGGTTATATGGTCTAAATTTTATAAAAGTTCTTTTATTTTTGAAAATAACATTAAATTTCCTTATCATAAATTGTATAATGATGTTGAATTTCATGTTAAATCCATGTTGTTGGCTAAAAGAATATCCTATTTTCCTAAAATTTTTTATCATTATAATAGGATAGGTCAAGATTCACTTCAAACTTTATATGTATCATCGAGTGAAGCTATTGTTTTTTATGATGTGATGTGTGGTATAAAAGAATTTTTATTGGAGAATAACTTTTTTGATGAATTTAAATTAGAATTTATAGAATTTACTTTTAAAGAATTTGAACGTAAATTAAATGAAATAGATGATGAATTTAAACTACAATATTTTGAAAAGATTAAACTATTTTTAAAATCATTAAATATCTCAGCACATGACTTGAATAAAATTTCATTTTATTATCTTGTTTTTTATATTCATTCTATGATTTCAGAAAATTATGCAGAATTTAAATTAATGCAAGATAATTATAATGGTGATGTGTCATTAGATGATTTGGATGATATTTCTTATTCAGAAAAATATTTAATTAAAGATTATTTGTTCATTTTAGAGAATAATTTTTCACAGTTAGTCAATTATTCAGAAGAATTGGAATATTATTTGAATTTTTATAAACAAAAAAGTTTATCAAACAAAAAATTAATTAATCATTATTCGTCTGATGAGGTGATGCATCTTAATGACATGATTAAATATCTTAATCAACAAAATGATTATTTAATGGATGAAAATTTGGAATTAAAAAATCAACTAAATGAAAGTATTATTTCTAAAATCATTAAAAAAATTAGTGGATTGAGGTGA
- a CDS encoding glycosyltransferase: protein MNSIAVSVIIPVYNTELFLPKCLDSVLNQTLSNIEIICINDGSADNSLEILKNYQKIDNRIKIIDKDNEGQGIARNIGIDKAIGEYIAFVDSDDFIKEDMLEKLYNSSKKSNLDLVMCKVASYDELTNEINDSLWYYSLGIFKDFERDVFSHKDTMEFTCEISVTPYNKLYKNSFIKKHNIKFAENLIFEDEVFFYDVYLKANKVSIVDETLYYYRINREGSTVEKTEYKDYSDIVPIFKLIIEKFIETNNWHDYKVNVSNRFIHLMLWRYSQTSNKYRKSFFYSLKELLIQLLQDNEIKDNLSLKIKHRVNLLINSVDYDDFVINDKYKLFSIVMACYNVENYISDAIESVINQSFGFESNVELILVDDGSTDKTSEICLNYVNNYPDNIKYFYQENQGQASARNLGLKHINGKYVNFLDSDDTLRADTLEYVFPFFEKHFDDIDLVSIPIRFFERQKGDHKLNYKYKTDKVVDLNKFWCYPQLSASSAFFKSELFDKFEFDTNLVSSEDSIMVNKILLEKMAYGVVKKGAYNYRKRFDESSTIDTSNKSINFYNNRLKNYFINLINYSLEKYSLVPKFIQYMIIYDIQWIFYSNNVQLLLAKNNESEEFYNNLKYIAKFLDDEIILKHRNVTLNVKNYLLKSKYDSETSTKIEDGDVVIYVGDILLDRLSIHKFWLDIIEIKRNTLYISGMFKSFFDKNKIEIVLTKEINDEIFEYSSKCIEYSDRISDEFSESIINFDFEVPLSEDKQSVIGLYVKYSSSEDVFVNLEMDFLSHARMSKVSNYSIWDNYLIKYYGKGFVIKRYHYFNMIKSEIPVLKNIFIKKGPYWTSALIFRFLYLLLFPFYRNKKIWLFMDRRHQADDNAEHLYKYSIKQNDRIKKYYTICEDSNDFNRLKNLDNIVPFYSIKQRLIYLFADKIISSHPDENILNPFWGKNIKYYSGLINSGKIFLQHGVTKDDISMWLKKYDKNIELLVTVSEIERNSFYQYKYNYNDGVVQVLGFPRFDGLENISDKKQILIMPSWRENLSYTYKSQINKSEYFKKINSLINNEKLVNLAKEYGYKIIFKPHPKVYEFIDLFNKKEEVIFDESTRYQELFNNSSILITDYSSVAFDFSYNKKPIVYYQYGDDYNFKNRYFNYETMGFGEVTKDEDELIDIIEEYLKTDCNMKEIYNKRVDNFYMFNDKNNCKRVYEAIIKL, encoded by the coding sequence ATGAATTCAATTGCAGTTTCTGTTATTATTCCTGTTTATAATACAGAATTATTTTTACCAAAATGTTTAGATAGTGTTCTTAATCAAACATTAAGCAATATTGAAATTATATGTATTAATGATGGGTCTGCAGATAATTCATTAGAAATTCTTAAAAATTATCAAAAAATTGATAATCGTATTAAAATTATTGATAAAGATAATGAAGGACAGGGTATTGCTCGAAATATTGGTATTGATAAGGCAATTGGTGAGTATATTGCTTTTGTTGATAGTGATGATTTTATCAAAGAGGATATGCTTGAAAAATTATATAATTCTTCTAAAAAGTCTAATCTTGATTTGGTGATGTGTAAAGTAGCATCATATGATGAATTAACAAATGAAATTAATGATAGTTTATGGTATTATTCTTTAGGAATTTTCAAAGATTTTGAAAGAGATGTTTTTTCCCATAAAGATACAATGGAGTTTACCTGTGAAATTTCAGTAACTCCATATAATAAACTATATAAAAATTCTTTTATTAAAAAGCATAATATTAAATTTGCTGAAAATCTAATTTTTGAGGATGAAGTTTTTTTTTATGATGTATATCTTAAAGCAAATAAAGTTTCTATTGTTGATGAAACATTATATTATTATAGAATCAATCGTGAAGGTTCTACCGTTGAAAAAACAGAATATAAAGATTATTCTGATATAGTGCCTATTTTTAAGTTAATCATAGAAAAATTCATTGAAACAAACAATTGGCATGACTATAAAGTTAATGTATCTAACAGGTTTATACATTTAATGTTGTGGCGTTATTCACAAACTTCAAATAAATATAGAAAATCTTTTTTTTATTCTCTTAAAGAATTGTTAATTCAATTATTGCAAGATAATGAAATTAAAGATAATTTAAGTTTAAAAATAAAGCATCGTGTAAATTTATTAATTAATTCAGTTGACTATGACGATTTTGTGATTAATGATAAATATAAATTGTTTTCTATTGTAATGGCCTGTTACAATGTTGAAAATTATATTTCTGATGCTATCGAATCCGTAATCAATCAAAGTTTTGGTTTTGAAAGTAATGTTGAACTTATTTTAGTCGATGATGGAAGCACTGATAAAACCTCTGAAATCTGTCTTAATTATGTGAATAATTATCCCGATAATATCAAATATTTCTATCAAGAAAATCAAGGCCAAGCCAGTGCACGTAATTTAGGATTAAAACACATAAATGGTAAATACGTAAATTTTTTAGATTCTGATGATACATTGAGGGCAGATACATTAGAATATGTTTTTCCTTTTTTTGAAAAACATTTTGATGATATAGATTTGGTTTCTATTCCAATTAGATTTTTTGAAAGGCAAAAAGGAGATCACAAGTTAAATTATAAATATAAAACAGATAAAGTAGTTGATTTGAATAAATTTTGGTGTTATCCTCAACTTTCAGCATCTTCTGCCTTTTTTAAATCAGAACTTTTTGACAAGTTTGAATTTGATACTAATCTAGTTAGTTCTGAAGATTCAATAATGGTAAATAAAATTCTTTTAGAAAAAATGGCTTATGGTGTTGTTAAAAAAGGAGCATATAATTATAGAAAACGTTTCGATGAATCTTCTACAATTGATACTTCAAATAAGAGTATAAACTTTTATAATAATCGCCTAAAAAATTATTTTATTAATTTAATAAATTATTCTCTTGAAAAATATTCTCTTGTCCCAAAGTTTATTCAATACATGATTATTTATGATATTCAGTGGATATTTTATTCTAATAATGTTCAATTGTTATTAGCTAAGAATAATGAATCTGAGGAATTTTATAATAATCTTAAATATATTGCCAAGTTTCTGGATGATGAAATAATTCTTAAACATCGCAATGTTACATTAAATGTTAAAAACTATCTTTTAAAATCAAAATATGATTCTGAAACTTCAACAAAAATTGAAGATGGGGATGTTGTAATATATGTTGGAGATATATTGCTTGACCGTTTATCTATACATAAATTCTGGTTAGATATAATTGAAATAAAAAGAAATACTCTGTATATTTCAGGAATGTTCAAATCATTTTTTGATAAAAATAAAATTGAGATAGTATTAACTAAAGAAATTAATGATGAGATTTTTGAATATTCATCTAAATGTATTGAGTATTCAGATCGTATTTCCGATGAATTTTCCGAATCAATTATTAATTTCGATTTTGAAGTACCCTTGTCCGAAGATAAACAATCTGTTATTGGGTTATATGTTAAGTATTCTTCATCAGAAGATGTTTTTGTCAATTTAGAAATGGATTTCTTAAGTCATGCTAGAATGTCTAAAGTAAGTAACTATTCAATTTGGGATAATTATTTAATTAAATACTATGGAAAAGGATTTGTGATTAAAAGATATCATTATTTTAACATGATTAAATCAGAAATTCCTGTTTTAAAAAATATTTTCATTAAAAAAGGTCCTTATTGGACTTCTGCATTGATTTTTAGATTTTTATATCTGTTATTGTTCCCATTTTATAGAAATAAAAAAATTTGGTTATTTATGGATAGACGCCATCAGGCTGATGATAATGCAGAACATCTTTATAAATATTCTATTAAACAAAATGATCGAATTAAAAAGTATTATACTATTTGTGAGGATTCAAATGATTTTAATAGATTAAAAAATTTGGATAATATTGTTCCGTTTTATTCTATTAAACAACGTTTAATATATTTATTTGCAGATAAAATTATTTCATCCCATCCTGATGAAAATATTTTAAATCCATTTTGGGGTAAAAATATTAAATATTATTCTGGGTTGATAAATTCAGGTAAAATATTCTTACAGCATGGAGTTACTAAAGATGATATATCTATGTGGCTAAAAAAATATGATAAAAACATTGAACTTTTAGTAACTGTTTCGGAGATAGAACGAAATTCATTCTATCAATATAAGTATAATTATAATGATGGTGTTGTTCAAGTATTGGGCTTTCCAAGATTTGATGGTTTGGAGAATATTTCAGATAAGAAACAAATTTTAATAATGCCTTCTTGGAGAGAAAATTTATCATATACTTATAAAAGTCAAATTAATAAATCAGAGTATTTTAAAAAAATTAATTCGTTAATTAATAATGAAAAGTTAGTTAATTTAGCTAAAGAATATGGATATAAAATTATTTTCAAACCTCATCCTAAAGTTTATGAATTCATTGATTTATTTAATAAAAAAGAAGAAGTTATTTTTGATGAATCAACACGCTATCAAGAATTATTCAATAATTCTTCTATACTAATCACAGACTATTCAAGTGTAGCATTTGATTTTTCATATAATAAGAAGCCTATTGTTTACTATCAATATGGGGATGATTATAATTTTAAAAACAGGTATTTTAACTATGAAACAATGGGGTTTGGTGAAGTTACAAAAGATGAAGATGAATTAATTGATATAATTGAAGAATATTTGAAAACTGATTGTAATATGAAAGAGATATATAATAAAAGAGTGGATAATTTTTATATGTTTAATGATAAAAATAATTGTAAGCGAGTTTATGAGGCTATTATAAAATTATGA